A window from Moritella yayanosii encodes these proteins:
- a CDS encoding efflux RND transporter periplasmic adaptor subunit, whose translation MKKWTFAMLLIALALFGSVIVFNIMKQKGIAEYMANRPEPEFPVTVVDIKTSDWIPTIQAIGFIEPNQGVNIANEVAGKIDSITFDSGTKVTKGQLLVSLDSDVEKANLKSSQAKLNAAKSKFLRYEALYKKNAVSKEALDESEASYSSLLADIESQKATIARRQITAPFDGDIGLRNVFLGEYLSAGTSIVRLEDTSVMRLRFTVPQTQISKVYLGQEVEIFVDAYPETVFNGKISAIEPAVNYQSGLIQIQADIPNNKSQLRSGMFARANVILPTIKDQITVPQTAITFTLYGDNVYLVREDENGDLRVTQSVVKVGERIDAIAHILEGVKAGDKIVTSGQVRLSNHAKVRIIENDTLKVPVETPML comes from the coding sequence ATGAAAAAGTGGACCTTTGCCATGTTACTAATTGCGCTGGCCTTATTTGGCAGTGTTATTGTTTTTAATATTATGAAACAAAAAGGTATTGCCGAATATATGGCCAACAGACCTGAGCCGGAATTTCCAGTGACCGTTGTCGATATTAAGACATCAGATTGGATACCAACAATTCAAGCGATTGGTTTCATTGAACCTAACCAAGGTGTCAACATTGCCAATGAAGTAGCGGGAAAAATTGATAGCATCACTTTTGATTCTGGTACTAAAGTAACGAAAGGCCAACTATTAGTAAGCCTAGATTCTGACGTTGAAAAAGCAAATCTGAAAAGTTCGCAAGCAAAACTGAATGCCGCCAAGTCTAAATTCTTACGATACGAAGCGCTTTATAAAAAGAACGCCGTATCAAAAGAAGCATTAGATGAATCAGAAGCATCTTACTCTTCGTTACTTGCTGATATCGAAAGCCAAAAAGCAACGATTGCTCGTCGTCAAATCACTGCACCATTTGATGGTGACATTGGTTTACGTAACGTATTTTTAGGTGAGTATTTATCTGCTGGTACATCGATTGTTCGTTTAGAAGATACCAGTGTAATGCGTTTACGTTTCACCGTGCCACAAACACAAATCTCTAAAGTTTATTTAGGTCAAGAAGTTGAAATTTTTGTTGATGCTTATCCTGAAACAGTATTCAACGGTAAAATTAGTGCCATCGAGCCTGCTGTCAACTACCAAAGTGGTTTGATTCAAATCCAAGCAGATATTCCAAATAACAAATCACAACTACGTTCAGGTATGTTTGCACGCGCTAATGTGATCCTACCAACAATCAAAGATCAAATTACTGTTCCACAAACAGCCATTACATTTACGCTTTACGGTGACAATGTTTACCTTGTTCGTGAAGATGAAAATGGTGATCTACGTGTAACACAATCTGTTGTTAAAGTGGGAGAACGTATTGATGCCATCGCTCACATCTTAGAAGGTGTTAAAGCGGGCGATAAAATTGTTACATCCGGTCAGGTTCGTTTAAGTAATCACGCTAAAGTACGTATTATTGAAAACGATACCTTGAAAGTACCTGTTGAAACACCAATGCTTTAA
- a CDS encoding multidrug efflux RND transporter permease subunit: MHFTDIFIKRPVLAISISFLIALLGVQAIFKMQVREYPDMTNTVVTVSTGYYGASAELIQGFITQPLEQAVAQADNIDFMTSSSVLGKSTITITMKLNTDPNAALSDILAKTNSVRSQLPKESEDPTVTMSTGSTTAVMYIAFSSDELSSSQVTDYLDRVINPQLFTISGVSKVDMYGGIKYALRVWLDPLKMAAYDLTATDIMGVLKSNNYQSATGQAIGEFVLYNGNANTQVSGTADLERLVVSTDKGQVIRLSDIAKVTLEKSHDIYRASANGKEAVVAAVNAAPTANPITIAADVLAILPELERNLPTNIHMNVMYDSTVSINESIKEVIKTIIEAALIVIVVITLFLGSFRAVIIPLVTIPLSLIGVAMIMQSFGFSWNLMTLLAMVLAIGLVVDDAIVVLENIDRHIKLGESPFRAAVIGTREIAVPVIAMTVTLGAVYAPIALMGGITGALFKEFALTLAGAVFISGILALTLSPMMCSKILIANAKPSKFEQIVHGFLERMTNTYEKMITAVMQKRPVIIAFAIIVFAALPILFNFIPSELAPSEDKGVMMMLGTAPSNANLDYIQNSMDEVNTKLNEQPEIAYAQIFSGIPNSNQALGIASLVPWSEREASQAEIVKRVTGLVKDIPGMSVIAFQMPELPGAGSGLPIQFVITTPNSFESLFQVASDVLTEVQANPLFVYSDLDLNFDSATMKINIDKDKAGAYGITMQDIGVTLSTMMSDGYVNRIDLNGRSYEVIPQVERKYRLNPESMNSYYVRAADGRAVPLGSLISIDVVAEPRSLPHFNQLNSATIGAVPSPGVAMGDAIAWFENTASAKLPKGYRYDFMGESRQFVTEGSALYMTFALALAIIYLVLAIQFESARDPLVIMVSVPLAISGALVSLAWGLSTMNIYSQVGLITLVGLITKHGILICEVAKEEQLHHGKNRTDAVIQAAKVRLRPILMTTAAMIAGLIPLMYASGAGAEQRFSIGIVIVSGLSIGTLFTLFILPVIYSFLATEHKPLPVFVEDEELEESDKQHAIACAKAACEEKPAS, translated from the coding sequence ATGCACTTTACTGATATTTTTATTAAGCGTCCTGTTCTAGCGATATCTATCAGCTTTTTGATTGCATTGCTTGGTGTACAAGCAATTTTCAAAATGCAGGTTCGAGAATACCCAGACATGACCAACACGGTTGTTACCGTATCTACTGGCTACTATGGTGCCAGTGCCGAGTTGATCCAAGGCTTTATTACTCAGCCCTTAGAACAAGCCGTTGCCCAAGCCGATAATATCGACTTTATGACCTCATCAAGTGTATTAGGTAAATCAACTATTACCATCACGATGAAACTGAATACCGATCCCAATGCGGCTTTATCTGATATCTTAGCTAAAACGAACTCTGTACGTTCGCAACTACCAAAAGAATCTGAAGATCCAACCGTCACTATGTCTACGGGCTCCACCACTGCGGTAATGTATATTGCCTTTAGCAGTGATGAATTATCTTCAAGCCAGGTAACCGATTATCTTGACCGGGTGATCAATCCACAGCTATTTACCATTAGTGGTGTATCTAAAGTTGACATGTATGGTGGTATTAAATACGCACTACGTGTTTGGTTAGATCCATTAAAAATGGCTGCATATGATCTGACAGCAACCGATATTATGGGAGTACTGAAGAGTAATAACTATCAGTCTGCAACAGGTCAAGCGATTGGTGAATTCGTTCTTTATAATGGTAATGCCAATACGCAAGTATCAGGTACTGCGGATCTTGAGCGTCTTGTTGTTTCTACTGACAAAGGCCAAGTGATCCGTTTGAGTGATATTGCTAAAGTCACGCTAGAAAAAAGTCACGACATATATCGTGCATCCGCAAATGGTAAAGAAGCCGTTGTTGCCGCCGTTAATGCCGCGCCAACAGCAAACCCAATCACCATTGCTGCTGATGTATTAGCGATATTACCCGAACTTGAACGTAACTTGCCGACAAACATCCACATGAACGTGATGTATGACTCGACAGTTTCAATTAATGAATCAATTAAAGAAGTCATTAAAACGATTATCGAAGCAGCGCTTATCGTGATCGTAGTCATTACTTTATTCCTTGGTTCATTCCGTGCCGTCATCATTCCTCTCGTCACTATCCCATTATCACTGATTGGTGTAGCGATGATTATGCAGTCATTTGGTTTCTCGTGGAACTTAATGACACTACTAGCAATGGTACTGGCTATTGGTCTGGTGGTAGATGACGCGATTGTTGTATTAGAGAATATTGACCGGCACATTAAACTCGGTGAATCGCCCTTCCGTGCCGCCGTTATTGGTACACGTGAAATCGCAGTACCTGTTATTGCAATGACAGTAACACTGGGTGCGGTATATGCGCCGATTGCATTAATGGGTGGTATCACGGGTGCGCTATTTAAAGAATTTGCCCTTACTCTAGCGGGTGCAGTATTCATTTCGGGTATTTTAGCACTCACATTATCGCCGATGATGTGTTCTAAAATCTTAATAGCCAATGCGAAACCAAGCAAGTTTGAACAAATAGTTCATGGCTTCCTTGAGCGTATGACTAATACCTATGAAAAAATGATCACTGCAGTAATGCAAAAGCGCCCAGTTATAATCGCATTTGCAATTATCGTATTTGCTGCTTTACCTATATTGTTTAATTTTATTCCAAGTGAACTTGCACCGTCTGAAGATAAAGGTGTAATGATGATGCTGGGTACTGCACCATCCAATGCAAACTTGGATTACATTCAAAACTCAATGGATGAAGTCAATACCAAACTAAACGAACAACCTGAAATTGCCTACGCACAGATCTTCTCTGGCATACCTAACTCAAACCAAGCACTTGGTATTGCGTCTCTGGTGCCTTGGAGTGAACGTGAAGCAAGTCAAGCTGAAATAGTAAAACGTGTAACGGGCTTAGTTAAAGATATACCCGGAATGTCAGTTATTGCTTTCCAAATGCCTGAATTACCAGGTGCCGGTTCGGGTCTGCCTATTCAGTTTGTTATTACTACACCGAATAGCTTTGAAAGCCTATTCCAAGTAGCGTCTGATGTATTAACTGAGGTGCAAGCTAATCCACTCTTCGTTTATTCTGATTTAGATCTTAACTTCGATTCAGCCACAATGAAGATCAACATCGATAAAGACAAAGCTGGCGCTTACGGTATTACCATGCAAGACATTGGTGTTACGCTAAGCACGATGATGTCTGATGGTTATGTTAACCGTATCGATTTGAATGGTCGTTCATACGAGGTTATTCCTCAAGTTGAACGTAAATATCGTTTAAATCCAGAATCGATGAACAGCTATTATGTACGTGCTGCTGATGGCCGCGCCGTTCCACTAGGCAGCTTAATCAGCATTGATGTTGTTGCTGAACCACGCTCACTTCCTCACTTCAACCAGCTAAACTCAGCAACAATTGGTGCTGTACCGAGTCCTGGTGTTGCTATGGGTGATGCAATTGCATGGTTCGAAAACACCGCTTCAGCTAAGCTACCAAAAGGTTACCGCTATGACTTTATGGGTGAATCACGTCAGTTTGTAACGGAAGGTAGTGCGTTATACATGACCTTTGCACTGGCGCTGGCAATCATTTATCTCGTACTTGCGATCCAGTTTGAATCGGCACGTGATCCTCTAGTTATCATGGTTTCGGTACCGTTAGCAATATCAGGCGCGTTGGTTTCGCTTGCTTGGGGACTATCAACCATGAATATCTATTCTCAGGTTGGTTTGATTACCCTTGTAGGTCTGATTACTAAACACGGTATCTTGATCTGCGAAGTAGCAAAAGAAGAACAACTACATCATGGTAAAAACCGAACTGATGCTGTTATTCAAGCGGCTAAAGTACGTTTACGTCCAATCCTAATGACAACAGCAGCAATGATTGCGGGTCTTATCCCGTTAATGTATGCAAGTGGTGCTGGTGCTGAGCAGCGCTTTAGTATTGGTATTGTGATCGTATCTGGTCTTTCAATCGGTACGCTGTTTACCCTATTCATCTTACCTGTAATTTATTCATTCCTTGCGACTGAACATAAACCATTACCGGTATTCGTTGAAGATGAAGAACTGGAAGAAAGTGATAAACAGCATGCAATCGCATGTGCGAAAGCAGCTTGTGAAGAAAAACCAGCAAGTTAG
- the mobB gene encoding molybdopterin-guanine dinucleotide biosynthesis protein B has translation MTSFEHFPIPLLGFAAFSGTGKTTLITQLLPRLTKRGLRIGMVKHSHHDIEMDNPKKDSYKLRKAGACQMVLASPHRTIIFSEQDEPEEPKLMTQLNWLNTDELDLVLVEGFRHEAFTKIELHRPSLGKPILANEDKHIIAIATDAAIDKTDLLTRELTYLELNDINAITDFIVHYSQL, from the coding sequence ATGACTTCTTTCGAGCACTTCCCTATCCCGTTACTTGGCTTTGCTGCGTTTAGTGGCACAGGTAAAACCACCTTAATTACCCAACTATTACCAAGATTAACCAAACGCGGTCTACGTATCGGCATGGTGAAACACAGCCATCATGATATCGAAATGGATAACCCAAAAAAGGACAGTTATAAATTGAGAAAGGCAGGTGCTTGCCAAATGGTACTTGCGTCGCCACATCGCACAATTATATTTTCCGAACAAGACGAACCTGAAGAGCCTAAACTGATGACCCAGTTAAATTGGCTTAACACTGATGAATTGGATTTGGTGCTAGTCGAAGGTTTTCGTCATGAAGCATTTACTAAAATAGAACTGCATCGGCCTAGTTTAGGTAAACCGATATTAGCAAATGAAGATAAGCACATTATTGCCATCGCCACAGATGCTGCGATTGATAAAACGGATTTATTGACTAGAGAGTTAACTTATTTAGAATTGAACGACATTAATGCCATCACTGACTTTATCGTGCATTACAGCCAACTATAA
- a CDS encoding MerR family transcriptional regulator, translated as MTTYYTAADLADEFSITRRTIRFYETKGLLQSERRGRFMYYDYRQRARLIIILRSKRLGISLESAKHYLALYDDKPDSAPRMLYMLHQSRTRLNELREQQVALQENIAELVNLEKIAMKDLTACDIDIESSYQEYLDELTE; from the coding sequence ATGACGACGTATTATACAGCGGCAGATCTTGCAGATGAATTCTCGATCACGCGACGCACTATCCGTTTTTATGAGACGAAGGGATTATTACAATCTGAACGTCGTGGACGGTTTATGTATTATGATTATCGTCAACGTGCCCGTTTAATTATTATTTTACGCAGTAAGCGTCTAGGTATTAGCTTGGAGTCTGCCAAGCATTATCTCGCTTTGTATGATGATAAGCCCGATAGTGCGCCACGTATGTTATATATGCTGCATCAGAGTCGCACGCGTTTGAATGAGTTACGCGAGCAGCAAGTCGCATTACAAGAGAATATCGCTGAACTGGTAAATCTTGAAAAAATAGCCATGAAAGATCTAACAGCATGCGATATCGATATTGAATCAAGCTATCAAGAATACCTTGATGAATTAACTGAATAG
- a CDS encoding carboxymuconolactone decarboxylase family protein yields MRIPKLQSSQYSWFIRPFLWLLEKKQNKTLKPAQLLGRRPKLFIAIFLLYKTINRKSSLIQPYIHALMSVRIAQLNQCQFTIEHDSKVLRSLKERLNKDKLLDWQHCSDFKSQECAVLAYTDAITNTSLHVTDRHIDQLRCYYNDDEIVELTTIIAFQNMTTKFNAAFDVCKKTV; encoded by the coding sequence ATGCGTATTCCTAAATTACAATCAAGCCAATATTCGTGGTTTATACGTCCGTTTTTATGGTTATTAGAAAAAAAACAAAATAAAACCTTAAAACCTGCACAGCTGCTGGGGCGTAGACCTAAATTATTTATCGCCATATTCTTATTATATAAAACAATTAATAGAAAAAGTTCCCTTATCCAGCCTTATATTCACGCACTAATGAGTGTACGCATTGCGCAGCTAAACCAGTGTCAATTTACCATCGAGCATGATTCTAAAGTATTACGAAGTCTCAAAGAAAGATTAAATAAAGATAAATTATTAGATTGGCAGCATTGCAGTGACTTCAAGTCACAAGAATGTGCGGTACTGGCCTATACAGATGCGATCACCAATACCTCATTACATGTAACCGACAGGCATATTGACCAATTACGTTGTTATTATAACGATGATGAAATTGTTGAGTTAACGACAATTATTGCATTCCAAAATATGACTACAAAATTTAACGCTGCATTTGATGTTTGTAAAAAAACAGTTTAG
- a CDS encoding DUF1329 domain-containing protein yields the protein MKVFNKAYSVAAISVAMAFSASTLAKVSEADAAKLGKELTPVGAVMAGNADGTIPAWTGGITNAILGTNIGKNERVTNPFAADKPQFVITAANVDQYKDNLTPGQLAMFKKYPETYKMPIYETRRSFAQPDDIYATIKENALNASLSAGGNGLDNFKISIPFPIPENGLEVIWNHITRYRGGHAERVITTIPVQRNGAYTAVKVEDKFYIPEALKGGRDAKKDDNILFYYMQRIIAPARLTGTIALVHETIDQVKEPRKAWIYNSGQRRVRRAPNVSYDGEGIGVEGSRTSDNYDMYNGAPDRYNWTLIGKKELYIPYNSYNLSSTDLEYKDIVKQGHINQDYTRYEKHRVWEVQAKVKDGQRHVYAQRNFFIDEDSWQAGVIDHYDARGNLWRVAEAHSVQYYNADVNWFAAETLYDIIAGRYLVTGLNNEERKGIQFDVKAKRKDFSTSALKRMGR from the coding sequence ATGAAAGTATTCAATAAAGCATATAGCGTAGCAGCCATTTCAGTGGCAATGGCATTCTCGGCATCAACGCTTGCGAAAGTAAGTGAAGCGGATGCGGCCAAATTAGGTAAAGAATTAACACCGGTAGGCGCTGTCATGGCTGGAAATGCAGACGGAACCATACCGGCATGGACGGGCGGCATTACTAATGCCATTCTAGGTACTAACATCGGTAAAAATGAGCGTGTAACTAATCCATTTGCAGCGGATAAACCTCAGTTTGTTATTACTGCGGCGAATGTTGATCAATATAAAGACAATTTAACCCCTGGCCAGTTGGCGATGTTTAAGAAGTATCCTGAAACTTATAAAATGCCAATATACGAAACGCGCCGTAGTTTTGCTCAGCCAGATGATATCTATGCCACGATTAAAGAAAATGCGTTAAATGCGAGTCTTTCAGCGGGTGGTAATGGTTTAGACAATTTTAAAATATCAATTCCATTTCCAATCCCTGAAAATGGATTAGAAGTTATTTGGAATCACATTACCCGTTATCGTGGAGGCCATGCTGAACGTGTTATTACCACTATTCCGGTACAACGTAATGGTGCGTATACTGCGGTGAAAGTAGAAGATAAATTCTATATTCCTGAAGCGCTGAAAGGCGGCCGTGATGCCAAGAAAGATGACAATATTTTGTTCTATTACATGCAACGGATTATTGCCCCTGCACGTTTAACGGGTACGATTGCCCTTGTGCATGAAACCATCGACCAAGTGAAAGAACCACGTAAAGCATGGATCTATAATTCGGGCCAACGTCGTGTTCGTCGCGCACCAAACGTGTCGTATGATGGCGAAGGTATTGGCGTAGAGGGTTCTCGTACGTCAGATAACTATGATATGTACAATGGTGCTCCTGATCGTTATAACTGGACACTGATAGGTAAAAAAGAGCTGTATATTCCATATAACTCTTACAACCTTTCTTCTACTGACCTTGAATATAAAGATATTGTGAAACAGGGCCATATTAATCAAGATTATACGCGTTATGAAAAGCATCGTGTCTGGGAAGTACAAGCAAAAGTAAAAGATGGCCAACGTCATGTTTATGCTCAGCGTAACTTCTTTATTGATGAAGATAGCTGGCAAGCAGGTGTGATTGATCATTATGATGCAAGGGGTAACTTGTGGCGTGTTGCCGAAGCGCATTCTGTTCAATATTATAATGCGGATGTGAATTGGTTTGCTGCGGAGACGTTGTATGACATCATCGCGGGTCGTTACCTAGTGACAGGTCTGAATAATGAAGAGCGTAAAGGTATTCAGTTTGACGTTAAAGCTAAACGTAAAGACTTCTCTACATCAGCGCTAAAACGTATGGGCCGTTAA
- a CDS encoding DUF1302 domain-containing protein has protein sequence MKNTTQKKFFKTTPIALALIVSGYSAAPQAIEFNWGDVEGSFNSQITAGSSWRVEEADAKNLGVGNGGLPGNTPTGDDGNLNYDKGDAFTQTIKGLHDLGLTYETEEGTTFGAFVRGKYWYDYALDQNDVIHGSGTNGYVANQPINDDDFNDLTKSKGAALLDAYIFTGFYLGEVAVDLRLGKQVVNWGESSFIQGGINAVNPIDAAAFRRPGAEVKEGLLPVNMMFANIGLTDNFSVEAFYQLEFEPTVIDSCGTYFSTADYLAEGCDKLVVQPAAPIPILDDSQLHAMGIYASRGTDEMASDDGQFGVAFKYYAESLNATEFGLYYMNYHSRLPYASAEAGDYVNGSPLPPFIPIGTDTTSFGGMDPASYNPNYHTVYPEDIQLFGLSFNTTVSEWAISGEVSHRLDMPLQINGADLLASALSDADGSPLTPEYRTASAGETVDGFDRFDYTQAQLTFIKFFDKALGTDRITTVAELGYGHVWDLDESDGALKYGRATTYGVSFDGVGDDNDGFTTTDSAGYRLAIKADYRNAFAGVDLAPSVAWSHDVYGYSPEPQGTFQEGRTGVNLALKANYLNMYSMSISYTQFGGDFNPLSDRDYVSAAVGISF, from the coding sequence ATCTAGGTGTGGGTAACGGTGGTTTACCTGGTAATACACCAACGGGTGATGATGGTAACTTAAACTACGATAAAGGTGATGCATTCACCCAAACCATTAAGGGACTCCATGATCTTGGATTAACGTATGAAACAGAAGAAGGTACAACTTTTGGTGCCTTTGTTCGTGGTAAATATTGGTATGACTACGCATTAGATCAAAATGATGTAATACACGGTAGTGGTACTAATGGTTATGTTGCTAACCAGCCAATCAATGATGATGACTTTAACGATTTAACTAAGTCAAAAGGTGCAGCGTTACTTGATGCTTATATTTTCACAGGTTTCTACCTTGGTGAAGTAGCCGTCGACTTACGTCTTGGTAAGCAAGTAGTTAACTGGGGTGAAAGTTCATTTATCCAAGGTGGTATCAATGCGGTAAACCCAATTGATGCTGCTGCGTTTCGCCGACCCGGTGCAGAAGTGAAAGAAGGTTTATTACCAGTAAACATGATGTTTGCCAATATCGGTTTAACAGATAATTTTAGTGTTGAAGCGTTTTATCAGTTAGAATTTGAACCAACAGTGATTGATAGCTGTGGTACTTATTTCTCTACCGCGGATTATTTAGCTGAAGGTTGTGATAAATTAGTTGTCCAACCAGCGGCACCGATACCGATCTTAGATGATAGTCAGCTACATGCTATGGGCATTTATGCTAGTCGTGGGACTGATGAAATGGCATCTGATGATGGCCAGTTTGGTGTGGCATTTAAATATTACGCTGAAAGTCTAAATGCTACAGAATTTGGTTTGTACTATATGAACTACCACTCTCGTCTACCTTATGCGAGTGCCGAAGCGGGTGATTATGTTAACGGTTCTCCTTTACCTCCATTTATTCCTATCGGGACAGACACCACTAGTTTTGGCGGAATGGACCCTGCGTCTTATAACCCTAACTATCATACGGTTTACCCTGAAGACATTCAGCTGTTTGGTTTGAGTTTTAATACCACCGTTTCTGAATGGGCGATTTCGGGTGAAGTGAGTCACCGTCTGGATATGCCGCTGCAAATTAATGGCGCAGATCTACTCGCTTCGGCACTCTCAGATGCCGACGGTTCACCGTTAACGCCTGAATACAGAACTGCGAGTGCTGGCGAAACCGTTGATGGTTTCGATCGTTTTGATTACACTCAGGCACAACTGACATTTATTAAGTTCTTTGATAAAGCGTTAGGTACAGATCGTATTACAACGGTCGCTGAACTGGGTTATGGTCACGTATGGGATTTAGATGAATCAGACGGCGCGCTTAAATATGGTCGTGCAACGACGTATGGCGTTAGTTTTGACGGTGTAGGTGATGATAACGATGGCTTCACAACAACAGACAGTGCGGGTTATCGTTTAGCGATTAAAGCCGATTATCGTAATGCTTTCGCGGGTGTTGATTTAGCACCATCAGTAGCTTGGTCACATGACGTATATGGTTACAGCCCTGAACCACAAGGCACGTTCCAAGAAGGCCGTACAGGTGTGAATCTAGCACTTAAAGCTAATTATTTAAATATGTATTCTATGTCGATTAGTTACACGCAGTTCGGCGGTGATTTTAATCCATTATCAGACCGTGACTATGTTTCTGCAGCAGTTGGTATATCGTTCTAA